ATCGGACTCCCCCTCCCTTAACTGTATTATATCCACAATGGTAGACCCCAAAGCCGCAGCggtagctgccccaatcctatTTGAATGATGCTGAGTTTCTTCGAGCCAGGCCAATACAATTCCTAGATGCGCAAAGGTATCTCCCTCTTGCAGGTTACTTAAAGAAGAAAATCTAATGTGTATCACCCCTACTATCCAAGGGCTATATAAGTAGACAGTGGCTGTAGGTGATCCCCAGATTGTAACATTGCCTTAGCACAAAGTTGGACAGGCCTgtcaaaatggccactgagctccattttttttctatttatacttttctgtgtgtattgtaaaatgtttaTCTGATCACAGGCTGGGCTGAGATATCTCCACATATTATGCCAGGATGGCGTCTCAGATAATTTCTGCACTTGTGCAAAGAATGTATATTTCTTATCAGTAGTGTACCATAGAGAGTCTGATAATCATGTTCATACCCTTAAGTAAGTAGATTCTAAGACCCTTTGTTTTCTGACTATAAAAGCTGGAATGCAACCAGAGAGGCCCTTAACTCATGACTAGACCTTGACACAGAAAGGTGCCTCtgtttttccagctttcgtgTGAAAGAAAAGAGGCcctggaaattgactgttacttgaacatattggaagctaagtagttgatttactttcacttttattttatgtttattgtaaaaataaagttaaatttcACAATAATTCTtacattcatgagtcattaactcttcgAAACCGAAAGAACCTCATCAAACCTGGAACACAAAGCAAAATAGAAGACGTGTCCATGTGGCGCACAAAAGACAGTGTTTCAGCAAGAGAATAGAAATGGTGCAAAGTGTAGTCTGTAAAAGATTAGACTCTGAAATACTCCCCTTGTTGCTACCCTCTAAACTATTGTCATAATATGCTATGATTAGAAGGTAGTGTAGGAAGCAAGCTGAATATAATGTTAACTAAATCTATTGAAAGCTCCAGGCCTTCCGCTCAGCAAGACATGGACGCCTTGTATCCCCATGAAGccagtgttacatataaaattttATCAAGTGTCATGTGCAGTGAGTGAAGCCATAAATGTGGACATGACCGCGCTGTTAAAGCTATATTTAAATATTACGGCATAATAAGCCCTCAAACTAGAAATGAGTATCGGGGACTTATAGCTGAGATAAGACCGTATTCCTGAACAACGAGCTGACATAACCAACTCAGAATCGCTAAGCCATTGGGACAGTGAGACCTTAAATTGGGTGACACAAATTTAGCGAAAAGTAGAAGCTGGTAAGGTAGACTAGGCCAACAGGGAAATAGCAATTAGAGAGCCCAAAAAGGGAGCTGAATATGGCACTCCCTGGTTTCTAGAGCAGGGAAACTGACTGTGCAATTAATATAGTGAAAGAGAGCGTCCCAGAAGCTGAGCAGTAAGCTGTTTGCGCTATGGAACAGAGTAGGTGACCAGGCGACCGAGAAGAGATCAACATACCAGGTCCTGGGTAAGTGTAGGGGAAGAGGTGACAAACCCAACCGGGTAGACGGCACTGGGCATGCCGCCGTCCGTGATCAGAAAACATCAACTGGCGTTGGGACTAGCAAGACATGGTATTAAAGATGGCTCTCTGGGAGAAAAGGGGGCTGTCAGGCGGGAAAGAACTAGGTAGGGAGACATGTTTGGGCAGCGGTGGGTTGAGGTGCGATGTAGGTGGTGTCGGCAGGAGTAACACAATAGTGGGGTGGAGGGGGGATATAAGGCAGAATGAAAAACTACCTGCGTCTGCTGAAATGGTTGTGAGAGGGGGTGGGCGTTGCATAAAAAAAcggacagtatttaacttgtgtgcaaaatagaaaactagtttgcaccccttgcattgcaacatggttttgtccaggagactatttACTCAGCTTTTAATTAgcttcccttaatgactcaggcccaaagttatTAAATACAAGCATCTGGATTATTTATGTTAGCGCTCAAATGCAAAGCTGAAAAATCTGGCCTGCTgtgcaaataatattttatgacACAAAgtgattatttttgtatattacaaTGTTTTTGGAAACCATATGGATCTGTGTTTCAAGATAAAGGCAACTATGCAGGGAACGCTCCTCCAATTAGCAGTGGGCATTCATTTTCAACCATTGCATTGGATATCTCCTACTAAACAGAGGCCCATTTGTTTCTGAAAATGCCTGGCATAGGTCACAGTTATATGTAAATACTGGTACTTTCACTATAGAAAAATGACGGGGACCCTCACTTAGGAAAGTAATATCATGTGTAGTAATTTGTTATCCACCTACTTCATATAACGGCAATACAAAGCATCTCCCAGAACAGAATCTGCCCAAACTCGTTGAACTATGCTCCAAATCCCTCACACCATGCTCACTTCATCTCTTGTCAAGGTCATACTTAAATCACTAAGTTTGAATGGGACAGTTCTGGGGACCATTACTACCTGGGCTGGGGTTTACTGACCATAACAACTGTGTTATAATATATTATGTCATTGATCAGTTATACCATACATgcctactttcccagaatgtctgggaggctcctgaatttcgggcgTTCCTCCTGAAATTCTAAAAGAGCAGGCATCCTTCCAGATCCCGGATGGAGGCTGAGCATAATGATGAAAGGCGTGTGAGGGGCTATGGTGACGAGATTACATCAACACATCCTCTCCCACCTCCCACTCCTGCCACCTAACATCCCTTTGAAAGCGAAAAGCTGACAAGTATGACTTGTACTGCTATTGTCTAGTGACAAACAAATATGCAGTGTATACAGGATATGTAAGTCATTTTAGATAGAAAAGAAGAAGATTCAAGTGATAAACCAATTTCTTCTGAAATTCTGAGTACATATCCTACAGTATGCGGAGTAACATGATAATATTACTACTTAAAATAAGTAGTGTTTAACCAAAGTGTATCTTACCAGTCTGCAAAGCAGTGACGTTTCCGCTTcttgtgtgtagtatatatatgaCTTTCATGCCTCCTAAATTTTACCTTTAACCGCAAAAGTAATGGAATGAGATTTTTTGTGTTTAATTGACAAAGCATAAAATCTCCATTATCCTTCTCTAATGGGTGTAAATCAGACCACATATACATCAATATTTCCTGTTTCCAGATGAGAAAAGACCTTTCTGTACAGTCAGGTCATTATGCAATTGAGACACACAGATTAGGATCCAAATGttcttaattgtttttttaatcaagTTGTTCTTCAAAAGACCTTTATAGAGCCTGTGTAATGTAGGATGGTAGAAGCATGGGACACACATATTGGTATTTGCAAGAATacactaataaaatacaaaaaaaacaaaaccaaaacacacacatgcacaaaaaaGGGGAGACTAGATGACATTGTTACAAGAGAGTAGAGacgatatagtatatatagtatatatatataaatttatatatatatatatatagtatagactagcgcaattaaatagtgacagtgtggcactcgagcttgcacttacctgaaagagttaacatGCTTTTAAGACCCGACTAATGATGGGGAGGGGAGGTTCCTGTGTTCTTTTATAGTAGGTCCCATTTCCTGGTTGAGTCATTCTGCTtgcaagatcccacccacccacgccAGGTATTTAGTCATTAGATGAGGCTGGTGGCttttattaaatcatttatatTTCTTAAGTAAGGTACAGTGGGGAgaaaggcactgcgatcagcggcttaTATATACGGCATTATCGTGAAtggccgcaggtatctgtccccttttgATGCAAcggtaactcttgtcccttcagtggagaggggcctcgcccggctcagtgagggagggtgaGTGAGTAGTGAGGGAGTGCAGATTACTCTGACACCAGGTTAGGGCTGGCCAAGCAGTTGGGGTTATGAGAAGAGTGAGTGGACTTAAGGTGGtacgccatgtccacgcttggtttaTGGATCAGCTGGAGCGgatccgcagtgctctttctccgccaccaaaaaATTagctataataaaatactttagtttGCCACTTTTCTcaggtctctgtgtctttattttatataagttggtaaTTTATGTAAGGTATGGGAAAGGTGATGAAGGACATACACGGTGAACTATTTATAGATTATCGGACCGTATATTTGATCATATTGCATCTACTGTCACACAATCATCCGGGTTTATTCAATTTGATTATATACCCTACAAATATCAGATTGTAATATTATGTGACCAAACTAAAACTATACTAAACTGCCATTACCATTATGTAATCTAAAAATCTCATTGGGTCAATATATTACATGAGATTATTCACAGCACTTCAAAACTAACTGCCTACAGTAGATGATATTTAATGCTCTTGCATGTAAAGCATGAAATCAATATCAAACGTGTCAGACCTTTCTCCACATTTGATGTGACCTTGCAACTcaaaaattcaagtgaaaaacaattaGGCCACGTTTAGGATAAGTGAAAATGCTAGATACCCTTTCATAATGGGGCTGTAGCTATGTTTAAAATGAACTTTACCTCACATTAAAAATTATGTTcaaaggtaattagcatacacctgccaCCAATGGAAGTGATTGTGCTTAACCACAAATAaagttcagggggtaaatgtatcaagctgagagttttctggcgggtttgaaaagtggagatgttgcctatagcaaccaatcagattctagctatcattttgtagatgacagaaatgatagctagaaactgatcgGTTTTTCAAACCCctcggaaaactttcagcttgatacatttacccccagatgtctctGTAGGATTTCCTTGCAATTTTTTCCTACCAGATCTCATAGTTGATGGAAACAATCAGGATATGGGTATAAAACAATTTCCAATGTACCATGGAACACTAGGAAAAGTGAtcaataacagaagaaaatgtgtTACGACAGGGATGTTACGAAGGTCATGACGTCCCTCCAAAGTTGATGACAAGGAGAAAAGTCATCAGAGATCCTACCAAGTGTCCTACAGCAACATTAAAGGAAATCCTATCAGGAGCTGGTCAATCCCTGCAAGTGACAACAATCTCTGGTATTCTGCACTTCTCTGAGCTACGGGGAAGAGTGGAAAGATGGAAACAATTTATCACCAAAAAGAACACCAAGCCCAtctaaattgtataaaaaaacaaacaacctaAAGAGGTCTGTGCACATGAGATCCCCTCACAATTTGGTGCTTCAACAATGTATTAATTTAGGGATATGCTTTTCATTTTCACTTCTTTCCCTAAAGATAGTCTGTTTGAATTTTgctggttgcaaggtcacatgaaaggtctgacatgatttacaTTGATTAGGATTTTAGGATATGCTTCACCAAGacctgcaatttcaatatggAGATGTAGGCTTTTTATATCTGCTGTGAATATAATATAAACCATTTAGTATAACAATAGAGCTGAATAATAAGGTGATAAATAAAATTAGATGCAGATAATTTAcaacaaatataacaaatatgtGTTGTATATATGGTATGGCCAAGTGAGATTATCATGCAAGATATAAATGAAATTTTTCGCTTCTCAAGATTATCATATCTAAGTGGAATCCTCCATCGCTTTCAGGAGAACATTTTCTGCATCTTCAGTAATTTGTTTCAGAGATTCACCAAGCATTACATATGAcacaaaaaaagagaaactttCTTTTAACAGTTCTCCAAAGATTGGGATGCAGCTAACGCATTTTTTAGTTAATGAGCAAGCTTTTGAAACACTGTTAGTAAGCAGTGTCTTGATAAACCCTTGGTTTATTTCTGTGAAAACAAATGGAGATTTAGTGACAGATTTCAATTCCCCGACATCTTTACCAAATGTGTTTGCTGTTCTGATGAGGGACCTATCATCCAACCCAAATATATGTAATTGCCTCTCAATGGCTACTTGCAAGAGTTTGTTACCCTTTGTGTTGTTGTCTGGGTCAGTGTCATCTGAATATGCACTGAATAAATAGGCCCACTTCCAGTTCAGTTTACTCAGtgtttttctcttcttctgtagAACCTGTGAGGTAATATTAGGCATAGAGAGAAGTAAGATATGTCTCTTGTGACTTGGAAGTTCTTCTTCTAAGGTATTTTGCATTTTGTTGAAGTCATACTTGTACAGATCCATGAGGGAGAGGACAAAAACATGTGGCTCTCCTACTCCTCCATCACAGAGACTTTTGGTGCAATTTTCCCGGATCTTGTCCAATATGTCCTCTTCAATGAATGACTTCTTTCTACGTCTTCTAGAAGATTCCAGGTCTACATCCACTTTTGAACGTATAAAATAAAACTTCTTGTTCATGGAATGGATGGCTCGAGCTAGGTGGATGTGATTCTCTTTAAAACGCTCTGatgcaattataataaaaaagtCATACTGACTAATATTTACTTTTTCCAGATAATCAGCTGCTTTAAAATTGGGAGTTCCTATTCCAGGAAGGTCCCAAAACTTCACATTTTTAAACACCAAGTGTGAAAAAGGTGTCGGCTCCATTGTGGTttccaccactcctgtttctgcaGCACCTTCCTCTTCGTCAGTAATCAGACCACGGATGACATTGATAAAAGTGGACTTTCCAGATCCAGATTCACCGGTAACAGCAACATTTAATGAAACATTTTCGATATCTGCAATAATGCGTTTAACTGTTTCAATTGCTTCCGTAAGATTCTTATTCTCTACAGCAGTTTTAATCTCTTGTAGAACTTCTTCAGAAGAAATATCTGGAATTTTTCCATCATCCATGTCTTAGTTGGTTTGTTGAAATGTACTAAAcaagataaaaacaaaatttgaattataataataacacaaattaaatctctctctctctatctctctaaaAATATATACGATTTCTAAGACACTGCATGGATGACGTGACAGCAACTCCTTGCACAATTTATATTTTCCTTGATTTATTTCATGCAACTTTATTACATGAAATTAATTTGGACAAATAGTTGTTACATTTATTACATGTTTTGGGCACGTTAAGGAATACTTTTTGTTCATTAGTGAGAATAAATTTCAAATAAATCCGTCATGGTTCCATGTTGTTACAtagcaaaatgtgaaaaagtccAACAGGGGTGAGTACCTTTTATAGCGTGGAAAAGCACAGTGCAAAATccactttttttatataatgggcctgattctcCTGGGGGTGTGATCATTAGGTCCCACCCCTCAGCCAAACATTACCATTttcagcctattacagcaggaagCAGGGCACGATGACGCGACTTTGCTGTTGCTAAACCCTCCCTCCATCCACTTCACGAGAGTTCGCAACTATGCTGTAAGtcccatattttgtgtaaaattgctctgcacatgctcataaATATTCATCTTCGAATACAAAGGACACTTTCgactgcctacgatttgaagggcagaacatgggagggagggGGCATATGCATTTAGGCAATTTACAGTGCCCAAGTCGCGTGTGTACGCACATtcgtctgaatcaagctctgggcatctctcaggtacgtattTTTTAGCTATACCGCTTGCACTAGCTTCAGGTCAGgagtaagtgctgagtgatagtgatgactgtgtcGTATACATGCCAGAATATGTGGTTACAAtaaaaagcaactgtaaaaatgcctattatgtacagtaggcattaataacatcctgataaatgtttttcatataagggaaaaaaaaattcaatgtatttttgctaatgattattttattgacaggtgttaatgtatgtaattattttttaaaaaaaatctgtgcattcTGTTGGGACtttgtattgcacatatgcattgtgtgtatcctgtagtgtgttgtgtctgtttgcATATGACAACAGGCCCAATGTGCCTAGATTTGCACAACTGCCTCCTGTTTTCCACCAAAGCAAC
Above is a genomic segment from Mixophyes fleayi isolate aMixFle1 chromosome 11, aMixFle1.hap1, whole genome shotgun sequence containing:
- the LOC142106761 gene encoding interferon-inducible GTPase 5-like, producing MDDGKIPDISSEEVLQEIKTAVENKNLTEAIETVKRIIADIENVSLNVAVTGESGSGKSTFINVIRGLITDEEEGAAETGVVETTMEPTPFSHLVFKNVKFWDLPGIGTPNFKAADYLEKVNISQYDFFIIIASERFKENHIHLARAIHSMNKKFYFIRSKVDVDLESSRRRRKKSFIEEDILDKIRENCTKSLCDGGVGEPHVFVLSLMDLYKYDFNKMQNTLEEELPSHKRHILLLSMPNITSQVLQKKRKTLSKLNWKWAYLFSAYSDDTDPDNNTKGNKLLQVAIERQLHIFGLDDRSLIRTANTFGKDVGELKSVTKSPFVFTEINQGFIKTLLTNSVSKACSLTKKCVSCIPIFGELLKESFSFFVSYVMLGESLKQITEDAENVLLKAMEDST